In Caldisericota bacterium, the genomic window CATAGTTCGCAAAACTAAGACTCTCATAAACATCTTCTCCCTTTAGATATGTCTTCAGAAACACGGCATTAAATACATCACCTGCCCCAATGCCATCCAGCGAGTTAACAGGTATTCCATCTATGCTATATTTTTTATGTTTTGTATATGCCTCGACCCCTTTTGAACCCTTTTTAATAACCACAATCCCGTTTGCTGTAACTTTATTTTTTACAATTGAGAGTGGAAAATCTTTTATTTCTTGCTCGTTTGCAAACACAATGTCTGCGCTTTTAAAAATAGCAATATTAGTCTCTAAAAATCCTTTTACAGACCGCCCTATTCTGAACTGTGGGTCAAAAAATATCTTTATGCCTTTCTTTTTTGCCATTTCAACAATTTTCACTACTTCTATCTGTACCTTTTTCTCAGTATTTATCCCGGAAGAAATATACAAATAGCGATATTTATCACTTATTGTTAAAAATTCCGCAGATGATATGTCTGTATACGCACATTTGCTTATTAAAGCAAACGTTACTCTTTTCTCGCTATCACCCACTAAAGCAAAGATTAAAGCTGTAGGACGATTACTCCGTTTTTTTAGAAAAAGAATTTTATTTTCATTAAATAG contains:
- a CDS encoding carbohydrate kinase family protein; protein product: MKMLVIGDNCFDVVLKGKYSMRSDKNNIIEQYSMRPAGTGINFALAFSKINGNPYYFTPISKDHFGDFFIELFNENKILFLKKRSNRPTALIFALVGDSEKRVTFALISKCAYTDISSAEFLTISDKYRYLYISSGINTEKKVQIEVVKIVEMAKKKGIKIFFDPQFRIGRSVKGFLETNIAIFKSADIVFANEQEIKDFPLSIVKNKVTANGIVVIKKGSKGVEAYTKHKKYSIDGIPVNSLDGIGAGDVFNAVFLKTYLKGEDVYESLSFANYAAALSTTHVGVYAPTLKEISKFQINFSKK